In Maridesulfovibrio sp., a single genomic region encodes these proteins:
- a CDS encoding L-serine ammonia-lyase, iron-sulfur-dependent, subunit alpha produces MPTDKNTITKVLEILREEIVPAQGCTEPIAIALVAAKAREVLGELPERIKIFVSGNIIKNVKSVVVPNSGGMIGIETAAAMGIVAGDCKKDLMVISEVTEQDMVEVREYLKKVSIETVHEKTPVKLYVRVEAFSGDKSALVEVQYLHTNLTRVVKDGRVLLDHGFSPENFNTTQEDRSILSVRLIYDLAKSIDLELIRPLFEQVIELNTTIADEGLQNTYGVNIGSSIVKNIEQGIYGDDIRNRCASYAAAGSDARMSGCPLPVMTTSGSGNQGMTASLPVIKYARMKNFSDEQLIRALFLSHLCTVHIKTQVGRLSAYCGAMCAAAGVSGAITFLLGEDYATVAHAIINTLGNISGVICDGAKPSCAMKIATGIYAAFDSATLASYHKDLHGGDGIVGSDVEATIRNIGELASSGMKQTDEVILKIMTS; encoded by the coding sequence ATGCCTACCGATAAGAATACGATCACAAAAGTATTGGAAATTCTGCGCGAAGAGATAGTTCCCGCTCAAGGATGCACGGAACCAATCGCCATTGCTCTGGTTGCCGCCAAGGCCAGAGAAGTGCTGGGAGAACTCCCTGAACGAATAAAGATTTTTGTTTCAGGAAACATAATCAAGAACGTGAAAAGTGTTGTTGTTCCCAACAGCGGGGGCATGATAGGCATTGAAACCGCTGCGGCCATGGGCATTGTGGCCGGAGACTGCAAAAAGGATCTGATGGTCATAAGCGAAGTGACCGAGCAGGACATGGTGGAGGTCAGGGAATATCTGAAAAAGGTCTCTATTGAAACCGTACATGAAAAGACACCGGTCAAACTCTATGTACGCGTAGAAGCCTTTTCCGGGGACAAAAGCGCCCTGGTGGAAGTTCAATACCTGCACACCAACCTGACCAGGGTGGTCAAGGACGGACGCGTACTTCTCGACCACGGATTCAGCCCGGAAAATTTCAACACCACGCAGGAAGATCGCTCCATCCTGTCGGTCAGGCTGATTTATGATCTGGCCAAGAGCATTGACCTTGAACTTATCCGCCCGCTGTTCGAACAGGTGATAGAGTTGAACACCACCATTGCGGATGAAGGTCTGCAGAACACCTACGGAGTGAACATAGGCAGCAGCATCGTCAAGAATATCGAGCAGGGAATTTATGGCGATGATATCAGAAACCGCTGCGCCAGTTACGCAGCAGCAGGAAGCGATGCCCGCATGAGCGGATGCCCCCTGCCGGTTATGACCACCAGCGGAAGCGGCAATCAGGGCATGACCGCCTCACTGCCTGTAATAAAGTATGCCCGGATGAAAAATTTCTCTGACGAACAGCTGATCCGCGCACTCTTTCTGTCCCACCTCTGCACCGTGCACATCAAGACTCAGGTCGGGAGACTCTCGGCCTACTGCGGAGCCATGTGCGCCGCAGCAGGAGTCAGCGGTGCCATCACCTTTCTGCTGGGCGAGGACTATGCGACCGTGGCCCACGCCATAATCAACACGCTTGGGAATATTTCCGGGGTAATCTGTGACGGAGCAAAGCCGTCCTGCGCCATGAAAATAGCAACCGGCATTTACGCTGCGTTCGATTCCGCCACTCTGGCTTCCTACCACAAGGATCTGCACGGCGGGGACGGGATTGTCGGCAGCGATGTGGAAGCCACCATCCGCAATATCGGCGAACTGGCAAGTTCCGGAATGAAGCAGACCGACGAAGTCATCCTGAAAATCATGACCTCCTGA
- a CDS encoding MarR family transcriptional regulator yields MLNKLNHAVIEFYEKLSSWEHDVVREKGLTLPQMHTLEVLGIHQAMRMKELAGHMGITTGTLTVLADRLEEKGYICRKPHSTDRRSIIVELTDSGLEMFHEHDRLHLRLIEELTADFSEQERNLLLDCIEKMNGSF; encoded by the coding sequence ATGCTGAATAAGCTCAACCATGCGGTAATTGAATTTTATGAAAAACTGTCATCCTGGGAGCATGATGTGGTCAGGGAAAAAGGGTTGACCCTGCCCCAGATGCATACGCTTGAGGTGCTTGGAATTCATCAGGCCATGCGCATGAAGGAACTGGCCGGGCATATGGGCATCACGACCGGAACCCTTACCGTGCTTGCGGACAGGCTGGAGGAGAAGGGCTACATCTGCCGCAAACCGCACAGTACGGACCGCAGGTCAATCATTGTGGAACTGACTGATTCCGGTCTTGAAATGTTTCATGAGCATGACCGGCTTCACCTGCGGCTCATAGAAGAACTGACCGCGGATTTTTCGGAGCAGGAAAGAAATCTGCTTCTCGATTGCATTGAAAAAATGAACGGGTCTTTTTAA
- a CDS encoding methyl-accepting chemotaxis protein, with amino-acid sequence MRIKSVNGRLALIIAAVVTVSVALFVVVVSEMTSSAVLSIQEQNMGVLKNKVVSEVEEFLEMSRNDLHGLIKDKVFLSGFSEQGDEISTALQIELESRPNLIALAAFNGEGKVVYGRSRDGRDTTGLDLRSRDYVRKILNGSDFVVSDVVRSKDDGKLIVVMAIPVRDAAGRLLGGMFTAVDWQEYSHNIIGNIKVGDNGYAYILDGKGVVIACEAEKDAVLKNLSDMQFVKDSLAADEGRTSYVWNGDSILQSFQVVPSTRWVVCMTAYESDITSAAIKERNVLIGLGLLMILVLVGIIVFTLRRQVTGPMAAIKDFTSEIAGGNFKAELNGKFICELKDLADNVEHMVGEIKQKLGFSEGVLKGLVLPCAIVGPDNRMLWANSQICEFVESKVNPDQVIGLTSGEFFYHEPDRDTLSRRAIREEKQLQMEVEYTTASGKHKNVMVSCTPFYDMDGAMLGSVALWVDMTEIREQQRKIEENSIMISEAAASATEISDQVTSFSEALAAQVEQSSRGAEEQSMMVSEAATAMDEMNSTVFEVARNASAAADLAHGSQLKAGEGENIVAQAVASISQVQSQSEQMRNDMAELGKQAEGIGNIMEVISDIADQTNLLALNAAIEAARAGEAGRGFAVVADEVRKLAEKTMTATSEVGQYISSIQSSTRTNIDNTEITTKTIGEVTDMINRSGEVLKEIVTSISETSDQVRSIATASEQQSAASEQISRSTGQIQAIAGETSQAMNESAEAVSRMSELAHELNEIIARMQA; translated from the coding sequence ATGAGGATTAAAAGTGTCAATGGCAGGCTGGCGCTGATTATCGCAGCAGTTGTAACTGTTTCTGTTGCTCTTTTTGTTGTGGTTGTGTCGGAGATGACTTCATCGGCAGTTCTGTCAATTCAGGAACAGAACATGGGTGTTCTCAAGAATAAAGTTGTGAGTGAGGTCGAGGAATTTCTTGAAATGTCCAGAAATGATCTACATGGGCTGATCAAGGACAAGGTATTTCTTTCCGGCTTTTCCGAACAGGGAGATGAAATCTCCACTGCACTTCAGATAGAATTGGAAAGTCGTCCGAATCTGATAGCCCTTGCAGCCTTTAATGGTGAAGGCAAGGTGGTTTACGGCAGAAGCCGCGACGGGCGCGATACAACAGGATTGGACCTTCGCTCCCGCGATTATGTGCGCAAGATACTGAACGGCAGTGATTTTGTGGTTTCCGATGTTGTGCGTTCCAAGGATGACGGCAAGCTGATTGTCGTTATGGCCATTCCCGTACGTGACGCCGCCGGTCGGCTTCTGGGGGGAATGTTCACTGCCGTGGACTGGCAGGAATACTCCCACAACATAATAGGCAACATAAAAGTCGGGGATAATGGTTATGCCTACATCCTGGACGGAAAGGGCGTGGTCATTGCCTGTGAAGCAGAAAAAGATGCTGTCCTGAAGAATCTGTCAGATATGCAGTTTGTTAAGGACAGTCTTGCAGCAGACGAAGGCCGCACTTCATACGTGTGGAATGGTGACAGCATCCTCCAGTCTTTTCAGGTTGTTCCTTCTACAAGGTGGGTTGTCTGCATGACAGCCTATGAATCGGATATTACCAGTGCGGCAATAAAGGAGCGCAATGTTCTTATAGGACTCGGACTGCTCATGATTCTGGTGCTTGTCGGGATTATTGTCTTCACCCTGCGCAGACAGGTCACCGGGCCCATGGCCGCGATAAAAGATTTTACCAGTGAAATAGCCGGCGGGAATTTCAAAGCTGAACTGAACGGAAAATTCATATGTGAACTCAAGGACCTTGCCGACAATGTCGAGCATATGGTCGGTGAAATAAAACAGAAGCTTGGTTTTTCCGAAGGGGTTCTCAAAGGACTGGTCCTTCCGTGCGCCATTGTCGGACCTGATAACAGAATGCTCTGGGCCAACAGCCAGATATGCGAATTCGTGGAAAGTAAAGTCAACCCGGATCAGGTCATCGGCCTTACTTCCGGTGAGTTCTTTTACCATGAACCGGACAGAGATACTCTTTCTCGCAGGGCCATAAGGGAAGAAAAGCAGCTCCAGATGGAGGTTGAATACACAACCGCCTCCGGAAAACATAAGAACGTAATGGTCTCTTGTACTCCTTTCTATGACATGGACGGTGCTATGCTCGGTTCGGTTGCGCTCTGGGTGGATATGACCGAGATAAGGGAGCAGCAGCGCAAGATTGAGGAAAACAGCATCATGATTTCCGAAGCTGCGGCCAGTGCCACCGAGATCTCCGATCAGGTGACAAGTTTTTCCGAGGCTCTGGCAGCACAGGTCGAACAGTCCAGCCGGGGAGCCGAGGAGCAGTCCATGATGGTCAGTGAAGCGGCTACCGCCATGGATGAGATGAACTCGACCGTATTCGAGGTCGCACGCAACGCTTCGGCTGCGGCAGATCTGGCTCACGGTTCTCAGCTCAAGGCCGGAGAGGGCGAAAATATAGTTGCTCAGGCCGTGGCAAGCATCAGTCAGGTCCAGTCTCAGTCCGAGCAGATGCGTAACGATATGGCTGAACTCGGAAAGCAGGCGGAAGGCATAGGAAATATAATGGAAGTTATCAGCGATATTGCCGACCAGACCAACCTGCTTGCGCTCAATGCCGCCATTGAAGCGGCTAGAGCCGGAGAAGCCGGGCGCGGTTTCGCTGTTGTCGCAGATGAGGTCCGCAAGCTGGCGGAAAAAACAATGACAGCCACGAGCGAGGTGGGGCAGTATATTTCTTCCATACAGAGCAGCACCAGAACCAATATTGATAACACCGAAATCACGACAAAAACCATCGGCGAAGTCACGGACATGATCAACAGGTCCGGGGAAGTGCTCAAGGAAATTGTGACCAGCATCTCCGAAACAAGCGATCAGGTTCGTTCGATTGCCACTGCATCGGAACAGCAGTCTGCCGCCAGTGAGCAGATAAGCCGTTCCACCGGGCAGATACAGGCCATAGCCGGTGAGACGTCACAGGCTATGAATGAATCAGCCGAAGCGGTAAGCCGTATGTCCGAGCTTGCACATGAATTGAATGAAATTATTGCAAGAATGCAGGCCTGA
- a CDS encoding sulfite exporter TauE/SafE family protein, with the protein MEFDSIFRVALQSSLFLGLIHGINPCGHSWLVLAPFVCGEQNGKRVFSLTTAFISGTTLACLIIGLTLGSVSLTIPKSFTSIVDMAMLVILVLLGAILIVKPEILHSHDHDHEHGHDHEHGHGHTHSHDHCHEHDHHEHEHGECCACSGHGEGEHRGLRSVTLWGLFSIGFVNMIVPCPTVAIMYSYAINSGSIAKGTAVFAAYALGTAVVLSMVIYAIYRAASFMRTLEKSWIEPLVMRTAGMLTICFAVYSYASI; encoded by the coding sequence ATGGAATTCGATTCAATATTTCGGGTGGCATTGCAATCCAGCCTGTTTCTGGGACTGATCCACGGCATAAATCCTTGCGGACACTCATGGCTGGTGCTGGCTCCGTTTGTGTGCGGCGAGCAAAACGGAAAACGTGTTTTTTCGCTGACCACAGCTTTTATCTCCGGCACAACTCTGGCCTGTCTGATTATAGGGCTGACTCTCGGCTCGGTCTCATTGACCATTCCGAAGTCGTTTACCAGCATTGTAGACATGGCGATGCTGGTAATTCTGGTTCTGCTGGGGGCAATTCTGATTGTAAAACCGGAGATTCTTCACAGTCATGACCACGATCATGAGCACGGGCACGACCATGAGCACGGCCATGGGCATACACACAGCCACGACCATTGCCATGAACATGACCATCATGAACATGAGCACGGAGAATGCTGCGCATGCTCCGGTCATGGGGAGGGTGAGCATAGAGGTTTGCGCAGTGTGACTTTGTGGGGACTTTTCTCCATCGGTTTCGTAAATATGATAGTTCCCTGCCCGACAGTGGCGATAATGTATTCGTATGCCATCAATTCCGGTAGCATAGCCAAGGGGACAGCCGTATTCGCCGCCTATGCTCTGGGAACCGCAGTTGTCCTTTCCATGGTTATTTATGCTATTTATCGGGCAGCATCGTTTATGCGGACTTTGGAAAAGAGTTGGATCGAACCTCTGGTCATGCGTACCGCCGGGATGCTGACCATATGTTTTGCCGTATACAGTTATGCTTCCATATAA
- a CDS encoding transferase translates to MKQLNRLIDHVISRVNINLREPLVDVGPYIRNLIPEDSFALYYAFYALTYNHPLMFHFRHSSLGGTYFLGKCKVNHSILYKSDIRGDELKRKGSIVECKGQTIKLRDDEVIKVRDSFLMKTLVHNNSHDPENLEAFKISNTVSLHYANIHGTSVEGCFLKPFSSVDLSICHDCAVGAYSYVQAGELSHKRIKTGRVWVKNDGAFEFNYQYPEEIIAKYIRMENHRPVGILMDFFDDRKEDFMPIYSSVKPENMLVVPDGASVSPYAVIKGKCRVDKNVLVAQRAYIENSDLGPGANAQENCYIINSVYEGNDVTAHGGKVIHCHLGEKVFVGFNSFLNGKDDCKINIGAGSIIMPHTIIDAEEPLEIREDSLVWGYICRQEDLEMHSIPLSDFAALKGQFRLGNMTFEGIGAKFVDGFRHRIEHILECNGAFWDGSDETAGHAQQTQDISFNILQPYPEGELQGLYPELSIDPLVPSDL, encoded by the coding sequence ATGAAGCAGTTGAACAGACTGATTGACCATGTCATAAGCAGGGTCAACATCAACCTGCGTGAACCTTTGGTGGATGTAGGTCCATACATAAGGAACCTCATCCCGGAAGACAGTTTTGCGCTCTATTACGCGTTCTACGCGCTCACCTACAACCACCCTCTCATGTTTCATTTCCGCCATTCCAGCCTTGGCGGCACTTATTTCCTCGGGAAATGCAAGGTAAATCACTCCATACTGTATAAAAGTGATATCCGTGGCGATGAACTGAAAAGAAAGGGTTCCATTGTCGAATGCAAAGGCCAGACAATTAAGCTCAGGGATGACGAGGTAATCAAGGTCAGGGACAGTTTTCTGATGAAAACCCTGGTCCACAACAACTCGCATGATCCGGAAAATCTTGAAGCCTTCAAGATTTCCAACACAGTGTCCCTGCATTATGCCAACATTCACGGAACTTCGGTGGAAGGCTGCTTTCTCAAGCCGTTTTCTTCGGTGGATCTCTCGATCTGCCACGACTGTGCCGTGGGGGCGTATTCCTATGTTCAGGCCGGGGAACTTTCCCACAAGCGGATCAAAACAGGGCGGGTCTGGGTAAAGAACGATGGTGCCTTCGAGTTCAATTACCAGTATCCTGAAGAAATTATTGCCAAATACATCCGCATGGAAAACCACAGACCGGTAGGGATATTGATGGACTTCTTTGATGATCGCAAAGAAGACTTCATGCCAATTTACTCGTCTGTAAAGCCCGAGAACATGCTCGTTGTGCCGGATGGGGCTTCGGTAAGCCCTTATGCGGTTATCAAAGGAAAATGCCGGGTAGACAAAAACGTTCTTGTGGCTCAGCGGGCCTATATCGAAAATTCCGATCTCGGTCCGGGAGCAAACGCCCAGGAAAACTGCTACATCATCAACTCCGTCTACGAAGGAAATGATGTTACCGCTCATGGCGGAAAGGTCATCCACTGCCACCTGGGAGAAAAGGTTTTTGTCGGTTTCAATTCCTTCCTGAACGGTAAGGATGACTGCAAGATCAATATCGGTGCGGGTTCCATAATCATGCCCCACACCATTATTGATGCTGAGGAGCCGTTGGAAATTCGCGAAGATTCTCTTGTCTGGGGTTACATCTGCAGACAGGAAGATCTTGAAATGCACTCCATTCCCCTGTCCGACTTCGCCGCCCTCAAGGGGCAGTTCCGTCTGGGCAACATGACTTTTGAAGGAATAGGAGCAAAATTCGTGGACGGTTTCAGACACAGAATCGAACATATTCTGGAATGCAACGGAGCATTCTGGGACGGTTCTGATGAAACCGCAGGGCATGCCCAGCAGACACAGGACATATCCTTCAACATTCTCCAGCCGTACCCGGAAGGAGAGTTGCAGGGACTTTATCCGGAACTGTCTATCGACCCCCTTGTGCCCAGCGATCTCTGA
- the nhaB gene encoding sodium/proton antiporter NhaB, with amino-acid sequence MPRTMSQALQKNLLGNSPDWYKLTIIGFLVLNPILLAVAGPFITGWILIAEFIFTLAMALKCYPLPAGGLLAVEAVALGMTSAETVYNEAHHNFPVILLLMFMVAGIYFMKDMLQYAFTKILTRIKSKVTISLLFCFAGAFLSAFLDALTVTAVIIAVAYGFYGIYHRFASTGKCSLTDDSLLRGECVDHLSEFRGFLRNLLMHGAVGTALGGVCTLVGEPQNLLIGHVMNWHFPEFFVKVAPVSIPVLVVGLLTCALLEITGIFGYGFQLPQNVREILEAEDRKNDSEMSLKKKAALFIQACAAVFLIIALALHLAEVGLIGLTIIVVLTALNGITEEHRIGHAFEEALPFTALLVVFFAVVAVIHDQHLFTPIIQYVLALEGKTQMAAYYLANGVLSMISDNVFVATVYITETLKAFESGTIGREQFDMLAVAINTGTNIPSVATPNGQAAFLFLLTSAIAPLIRLSYGEMVKLAFPYTVTMSLTGLAAVWWIL; translated from the coding sequence GTGCCAAGAACAATGTCCCAGGCCTTGCAGAAAAATCTCTTAGGCAATTCTCCCGACTGGTATAAACTGACCATCATCGGTTTTCTCGTACTCAACCCCATACTGCTTGCTGTTGCCGGGCCTTTCATTACCGGCTGGATTCTTATCGCTGAATTCATATTCACCCTGGCCATGGCACTAAAATGCTATCCGCTTCCCGCAGGCGGCCTGCTGGCCGTGGAAGCTGTAGCGCTCGGCATGACCAGTGCTGAAACCGTATACAATGAAGCGCACCACAACTTCCCGGTCATCCTGCTTCTGATGTTCATGGTCGCGGGTATCTACTTCATGAAGGACATGCTCCAGTATGCTTTCACCAAAATTCTGACCCGCATCAAATCAAAAGTAACCATTTCACTGCTGTTCTGCTTTGCAGGCGCTTTTCTTTCCGCCTTTCTTGATGCCCTGACCGTTACTGCGGTCATCATCGCGGTTGCATACGGATTCTACGGAATCTACCACCGCTTCGCATCAACGGGTAAATGTTCACTGACTGACGATTCGCTGCTGCGCGGCGAATGTGTAGACCATCTTTCCGAGTTCAGAGGCTTCCTGCGCAACCTGCTCATGCACGGTGCTGTCGGAACCGCCCTCGGAGGTGTGTGCACACTGGTCGGTGAACCCCAGAACCTGCTTATCGGGCATGTCATGAACTGGCACTTCCCTGAATTTTTCGTCAAGGTTGCCCCGGTTTCCATACCCGTCCTTGTCGTAGGCCTTCTGACCTGTGCCCTGCTGGAGATCACCGGTATTTTCGGTTACGGATTTCAGCTGCCGCAGAATGTTCGTGAAATTCTGGAAGCCGAGGACCGCAAAAACGACAGCGAAATGAGCCTCAAGAAGAAAGCCGCCCTGTTCATTCAGGCATGCGCGGCTGTATTCCTGATCATAGCCCTGGCTCTTCACCTTGCCGAGGTCGGTCTCATCGGTCTGACCATCATTGTTGTTCTCACCGCCCTGAACGGGATCACGGAAGAACATCGCATCGGACACGCCTTTGAAGAGGCTCTGCCCTTCACCGCGCTTCTGGTGGTTTTCTTTGCTGTTGTCGCGGTAATCCACGACCAGCACCTTTTCACCCCGATCATCCAGTACGTGCTCGCGCTTGAAGGCAAAACCCAGATGGCCGCCTATTATCTGGCCAACGGAGTTCTTTCCATGATTTCAGACAACGTTTTTGTAGCGACCGTCTACATCACCGAAACTCTGAAAGCCTTTGAAAGCGGAACCATCGGCCGCGAACAGTTCGATATGCTCGCCGTTGCCATCAACACCGGAACCAACATCCCAAGTGTTGCAACACCGAACGGCCAGGCAGCCTTCCTGTTCCTGCTGACTTCAGCCATTGCCCCGTTAATCAGGCTCTCATACGGAGAAATGGTCAAGCTGGCCTTCCCCTACACCGTAACAATGTCTCTTACCGGACTGGCCGCAGTCTGGTGGATTCTTTAA
- a CDS encoding ribonucleoside triphosphate reductase, with protein sequence MPKQILKRDGCLESWSTDRISDAIFKALKASGIKDPLLSKRLGRKVEQKLADVDVPEQEMVQDMVQLVLMENRLYSVAERYIIYREKRRELRKQDETYLDIAGTIESYLDRSDWRVNENSNMGHSFQGLMLHMSGAVQARYCLEKYPEEIRLAHEHGYFHIHDLSFGLAGYCAGWSLRDLLLDGFGLQGRCSSSPARHFDSVTGQMVNFLGTLQNEWAGAQAFNNVDTYLAPFIRYDGLEYDRVKQIVQKLIFNLNTTSRWGGQSPFTNFTFDLVPPKHIADEPVIIGGEFQDTTYGEYAAEMEMINRAFVEIMFEGDSDGRIFSFPIPTYNVTPDFPWESEVGELLLQMTAKYGAPYFQNFINSDLNPEDVRSMCCRLQMDLREIRKKTGGLFGAGDLTGSIGVVTLNLPKLAYLAQGEEDFLDLITEYASLAKDSLEYKRKLVTANFENGMFPFSHRYLKNGFKGHFSTIGLIGGNEACHNLLGKGIETTSGSRLMQRVLHHLRGLTVQFQEETENLFNLEATPGEGTCYRLAKIDKNLYADIYTSGDGVPYYTNSTLLPVGATEDVVYALEHQNELQTLYNGGTVFHTFLGEAVPDTKSLRNFIIKAMTNTKIPYISVTPTFSVCEDHGYIYGEHFNCPECGKEAEVYTRIVGYYRPVSRWNKGKQEEYRQRTEYSQSSCYCDR encoded by the coding sequence ATGCCCAAACAGATTTTAAAACGTGACGGTTGTCTTGAGTCCTGGTCCACAGACCGCATTTCCGATGCCATTTTCAAAGCCCTCAAAGCCAGCGGCATCAAGGACCCTCTGCTCAGCAAGAGACTCGGCAGGAAGGTGGAACAGAAGCTCGCGGACGTGGATGTTCCGGAGCAGGAAATGGTTCAGGATATGGTTCAGCTTGTACTTATGGAAAACAGGCTTTACTCCGTTGCCGAACGTTACATAATTTATCGCGAAAAAAGACGCGAACTGCGTAAGCAGGACGAAACCTATCTGGATATCGCAGGCACAATCGAAAGTTATCTGGACCGCTCCGACTGGCGCGTAAACGAAAACTCCAACATGGGTCATTCCTTTCAGGGGCTCATGCTGCACATGTCCGGTGCCGTACAGGCCCGTTACTGCCTGGAAAAATATCCTGAAGAAATAAGGCTGGCACACGAGCACGGCTACTTCCATATTCACGACCTTTCCTTCGGTCTTGCCGGATATTGTGCAGGCTGGTCCCTGCGCGACCTGTTGCTGGACGGTTTCGGCCTTCAGGGTCGCTGTTCCTCTTCCCCTGCTCGGCATTTTGATTCCGTAACCGGCCAGATGGTCAATTTTCTGGGAACCCTGCAGAACGAATGGGCCGGAGCACAGGCCTTCAACAACGTTGATACCTACCTTGCTCCCTTCATCCGTTACGACGGACTGGAGTATGACCGGGTAAAACAGATCGTCCAGAAGCTCATATTCAACCTGAACACCACCTCCCGCTGGGGCGGACAGAGCCCGTTCACCAACTTTACCTTTGACCTGGTTCCCCCCAAGCATATCGCTGACGAACCGGTTATCATCGGCGGAGAGTTTCAGGATACCACTTACGGTGAGTACGCCGCTGAAATGGAGATGATCAACCGTGCCTTTGTTGAAATTATGTTCGAAGGCGATTCCGATGGGCGTATATTCTCATTCCCCATCCCGACATACAACGTCACCCCGGATTTTCCGTGGGAAAGTGAAGTCGGAGAACTGCTGCTGCAGATGACCGCCAAGTACGGTGCTCCCTATTTTCAGAACTTCATCAATTCCGACTTGAATCCCGAGGACGTCCGTTCCATGTGCTGCCGCCTGCAGATGGACCTGCGCGAAATCCGCAAGAAGACCGGCGGACTTTTCGGTGCAGGAGACCTGACCGGTTCCATCGGAGTTGTCACCCTCAACCTGCCGAAGCTGGCCTATCTGGCTCAGGGTGAGGAAGATTTTCTGGACCTGATCACCGAATACGCTTCTCTGGCCAAGGATTCCCTTGAGTACAAGCGTAAACTGGTTACGGCAAACTTTGAAAACGGCATGTTTCCGTTCTCCCACCGCTACCTTAAGAACGGATTCAAAGGTCATTTTTCGACCATCGGCCTTATCGGCGGTAACGAAGCCTGCCATAACCTGCTGGGTAAAGGAATCGAAACAACTTCCGGTTCCAGACTCATGCAGCGGGTCCTGCATCATCTTCGCGGCCTGACCGTGCAGTTCCAGGAAGAAACCGAAAACCTGTTCAATCTGGAAGCAACTCCGGGCGAAGGAACATGCTACCGTCTGGCAAAGATCGATAAGAATCTTTATGCCGACATCTACACCTCCGGGGACGGTGTGCCTTACTACACCAACTCGACCCTGTTGCCTGTCGGCGCAACCGAAGATGTCGTCTACGCCCTTGAGCACCAGAATGAATTGCAGACCCTCTACAACGGGGGCACTGTTTTCCATACCTTCCTGGGTGAAGCCGTGCCGGATACCAAATCCCTGCGCAATTTCATAATCAAGGCTATGACCAACACCAAGATTCCGTATATATCGGTGACACCGACCTTTTCCGTCTGCGAGGATCACGGTTATATCTACGGCGAACATTTCAACTGCCCTGAATGCGGCAAGGAAGCCGAAGTATACACCCGCATTGTCGGTTACTACCGTCCGGTAAGCCGCTGGAACAAGGGCAAGCAGGAAGAGTACCGGCAGAGAACCGAGTACAGCCAGAGTTCCTGCTACTGCGACAGATAA